The Xiphophorus couchianus chromosome 18, X_couchianus-1.0, whole genome shotgun sequence DNA window GAGTGTGAAGGACTCGGTGTTTGTTTACAGCAGAATCGGAGACGCCGCCCTGCTGCCCTGCACCAGACCGATCTCAGCCGGCTGCTCCTCCATCACCTGGACCTTCTTCAGAGGCGGCCTGGTCCGTTACAGCGAGGAGGTGACCGGAGGCCGGGTCAACCGCGACTCGGACAAATCCAGCAGAACCACAGTCACGTCCAACTGCTCCCTCGTCCTCAGCGACCTCACCGTGGGAGACGCGGGTTCGTACGTGTGTCTGGAGAGCAAGGAGGCGGTCACCGACGTCTACCTGTCGCTGCTGAGCGTCCGCTCGGGTTCGCCGATCACGGAGCTCCGGCCTGGAGGGAACCTCTTCCTCACCTGCATCCTCTTCACCTACTACGACGCGGGCAGCTGCAAGCCGTACTCCAACGTGTTCAGGGTCAACTGGCTGAATGAGGACGGAGAGCAGCTGCCCAGAGACGAGAGCAGGACCAAACTGGCTGACAAGTAACTTTCCAGGAAGATACATAATCTTGATTTAAGttaacattgattaaaaaatacgAGCTCCATTGAGAACAACAtgggaaaa harbors:
- the LOC114161335 gene encoding uncharacterized protein LOC114161335 produces the protein MMGLQIFVRLLPLTCLLQTGVRSVKDSVFVYSRIGDAALLPCTRPISAGCSSITWTFFRGGLVRYSEEVTGGRVNRDSDKSSRTTVTSNCSLVLSDLTVGDAGSYVCLESKEAVTDVYLSLLSVRSGSPITELRPGGNLFLTCILFTYYDAGSCKPYSNVFRVNWLNEDGEQLPRDESRTKLADKYKLTENTRCNVTLLIKLQAEDNNRKWRCQVDITENKKVTFLDFRSSFLFQNTDTDQTVKPPVTEECPAELPISRIVLCVVLPLLVCIVGFFTWKSDHKRATTSAAVIELQDVY